In the Candidatus Omnitrophota bacterium genome, CCCCCGAGATATTCACTAAAGGCCTTGCAGACGGCGTGGTCAATGAACGCTATGCGGAGACGCTGTACGCGGATAACGGCGTCCTGCCGTATACGTGGTCTGTCGTGAGCGGCTCAATACCTTCGGGGCTCAGCCTCAAAAGCTCGACGGGCGAGATCACCGGATGGCCGAGCGCCGCCGGGGCATACGAATTTATCGTGGAGGCGAGGGACTATAAAGGAAGGACAGATATGCAGGCCATCAGTATAAGCGTTGCGCCATACCCGGCGCTGACAGATTTGCAATTGTTATGGGAAACGGAGGCAAAGTCCGCGGCTTACTTCTATTATGAAGCGCTGTCGAACGGTTTCGTGAAAGACAGCACCATGAACAGTTACTGCGCGAGTATAGGCGCCACCGGGTTCGGTCTCGCCGCGATGTGCGCCATCGCGAACAATAGCCTGATCGACTCCCCGACTTCCCCGTGGAAGATAACCGGCGCGCAGGCGCGCGAAAGGGTCATACAGATCCTAGATAACTGCATCGCGTACCAGAATATGCAGACGGACTACGGCAACGAATACGGTTACGGCGGATTCCTGCCGCATTTTATAGAGTCGGACGGGACGTGTTATGATAACCGTGAGGTTTCCACGGTGGATATGGCGCTCTTCATGGCCGGCGCGGTAACGGCAGGCGAGTATTTCGGCCTCGAGGTCAAGGAGAAGGTCGAGACTATATATAATAAGCTCCAGTGGAGGCTGTTCCTGAACATCTACTCCAAACAGTTCTCGCACGGCTGGGACCCGAAGACGGGCAGTATCATCTCCCAGACCTGGGACAGGCCCGGCGACGAGACGATACTCGTATCGGTGATGGCCCTCGGCAAGGAACCGGACGCGATGGACTTCCTCGAGACTATGTACAGCTGGCCGCGCACCGTGCGCCGGTACGGCGGGTACGATGTGGTGAACTCGTATTTCGGCTCGCTCTTCACGTATTTCTTCGCGCACTGTTTTATAGATTTCCAGGGCCTGGGACAGGACAACCCGTCCGCGACTTCCTATAAGACGAAGGCGCCGGTCGACTGGTGGCAGAATTCCGTGAACGCGGCTCTCGCGAACAGGCAGTTCTGCATAAACAACGCCTCCGCCAATCCGGCCTACGGTCCGGACAGCTGGGGGCTTACTCCGTGTTTTTATCCGAGGGGGTGGTCGTATAACGGCACTTTCGGCGCGGCTCCGTGCGAGGCTTACGGCGGAAACCCCGACCATGTAGGCATTTTGGCGCCGTACGGCGCGATAAGCTGTATGCCGTTCTTTAAGAAGACATGGGACGAGCCTTTCAAGCCCGAAAACGATAACCTCGGCTTCAGGGCCCTCAAGCACTATTACACGACATATTACGGTAATCTGTGGGGGATCTACGGGCCGAAAGATTCGTTCGACGAATACGGGTACTGTTCTTACTACCTCGGCATCGACGTCGGGCCCCAGGTCCTTATGATAGAGAATTATACTACAGGCCTCATCTGGGAATACTTTATGAAGAACCCGCGCATGCAGGCGGCCCTTAATAAGATATTCTCGAAATAATTTTATCAGGCTTTCGGCTCTCTCCTTAACGCCTTTACATAGGCGCGTCTTCGCGGTATAATAAATTTTGTGAAAAAGACTATAATGGTCGTGGAAGACGACCCCCTTAGCCTGAAACTGACCGCTGATCTCCTCGAGTTCAGCGGTTTTAATGTAATGCAGTGCGCCTGCGGGGACGCGGCGCTGGCGGCGTTAAAGACGTCCGTGCCCGACCTCATCCTCCTGGACATAGGCATGCCCGGAATAGACGGCTTTGAGGTTCATAAAAGGATAAGGCAGGACCCCCGCCTTGCCGGCGTCAAAGTGGTGGCGCTCTCGGCTTCAGTCATGAAAGAGGATATGGAGAGGATAAACGCGGCGGGTTTCGACGCGTTTATACCGAAGCCGATCGACGTGAAGGATCTCGCTAAAAAGGTAAAAGGATTCCTGCTTTAATGTAGAGGGTCGGCCATGGAAGAGCGGCGGAAAACGATAATTTCAAAGTTCAGACTTGCCTCCGAGTTTTGCGCTGTCTTCTCAGCTGTCTTAGGGATCGCCGCAGTAGCCGGATGGGCCTTTAATATAGACGCGTTAAAGGCTGTGATACCTGGCTCCGCCCATGTGATGCCGAATCACGCGCTTGCCATTGTCGCGTCCGCGGCCGCTATATGGCTATTGCAGACAAAGAGACTAAATAAAAATACCGTTCTCGTCGCGCGCATCCTCGCCGCGGCGATTTTTTTGCTGGGGCTTGTCACCCTGTCCGAATACATATTGAACAGCGGCCCCGGTATCGACCAATTGATATTCAAGGAATCTGTTCCTCAGGCCGCCGATCCCGTTTCGGGCATCGCCTGCGCCTCGGGCAGGATGTCGCCCAACTCCTGCGTCAATTTCATACTTATAGGGCTTGCCCTTTTATTATTGGATAAACGGACGAAACGCTCTTCGAGCCCCGCCCAGACGCTCATCCTCATCGAGGGAAGCCTCTCTTTTCTCGCCATCGTGGGGTACACTTACGGCGTCAGGTTATTATACGGTATCGCGTCATGTACCATGCTCTCGCTTACGGGCGCGGTCACGTTCCTGACGATCTTCCTCTCCGTGCTCTTCGCCCGACCTGACACCGGCGTGATGACTGTATTGACGAGGGATAACGCCGGCGGCATGCTAGCCAGGCGGCTTGTATTTTTAGCGCTAATAGTGCCGCTTGCCGCCGAATGGGTGGTGGACCTGGGCCACGGAGCGGGCCTGTATGACAATACGTACCATTCGGCTCTTCACGCAGTCATAGTCATCATAGCATTCCTCTACATATCCATATCGACGGCGAAGACGCTCTCCCGGACAGACGACGATCGCGCGGCCATGGAAAGAAGGGTGCTGGATGGCCTGGATGAGCTTGCCCGCAAGAACGAGGAGATTAAGAAAAGCGAGGAGAAGTACCGTGAGGTCGTGGAGGACGCCAACAGCATAATCATGCGGATGGACGTCGAGGGCCGCGTAACGTTCTTTAATGAGTTCGCGCAGGCCTTCTTCGGCTATGAGGGACGTGAGATTATAGGAAAAAACGTTATCGGCACAATAGTGCCTTTGACGGACAGCGCGGGCCGTGATCTGCGGGTGATGATCGACGATATAATGCGTAATCCGCGCAAATACATCAATAATGAGAACGAGAACATGGTCCGCGGCGGGAATCGCGTCTGGATAGCCTGGACCAACAGGCCCATTGTCAATAAGGAAGGCGTCTTGCGCGAGATACTCTGCGTTGGCAACGAGATCACGAAACTCAAACAGGCTGAGGATGAGATGCTGAAGGCAAAGGACGCCGCTGAAAGCGCCAACAAGGCCAAGAGCACGTTCCTCGCTCATATGTCCCACGAGCTCCGGACACCGCTTAACTCGATCATCGGTTTTTCGGAATTGATGAAGGACGGCCTTGCGGGGCAACTCACCGACAAGCAGAAGGAGTATGCAGGTTATATATCGACGAGCGGCAAGCATCTCCTGTCGCTCATAAACGACATTCTCGACCTTTCGAAGATAGAAGCCGGAAAGATGGAACTTGAGCTGGGCGAATTTAATATAAGAGAGCTCCTTAAAAGTTGTTTCTTATTGATAAGGGAGAAGGCCCTGTTGCAGGGCATACATCCCGTGAACGATGTCACAGATGACCTGGGTACTATCAGGGCGGATGAGAGGAAGATAAAGCAGGTGGTCTTCAACCTCCTGTCGAATGCCGTGAAGTTCACCCCTGAAGGAGGTAAGGTGGGTATCGAGGCGAAGAGATCCGCCTCCGGCGAGGTGACGGTAACGATCTGGGATACGGGGATAGGCATCGAGGAGAAGGACGCCGCGAAAGTCTTCGCGGAATTCGAGCAGATCGACAGCGAGTATTCGCGTAAATACGCCGGGACGGGCCTCGGGATGCCGCTTTCCAAAAAATTTATCGAACTGCACGGCGGAAAGATGTGGTTCGAGAGCCCCGGGAAGGGGAAGGGGTCTCGCTTTTATTTTACCCTGCCCGTAAAATCCTAATTTCTGTAATAGATTAGAATAGAGAAACGACATGCTTTATTGTTCGAGCGAGCAATGGTTTTAAAACAGGCGAGTCGAGAACTTCTCTCAGCTAGGTTTGTTACTAATTTCTTGACAGTATCGGATTTAAGTTGTAACCTATCTCCGACGAAGAGAAAGGAATATCGCGCCGATGTCAAAGAGACTTCCGTTTTTGAAGCTCAAAGGATTGACCGTAGTCGATGAGGCAGCGAAGCCGCTTATCCTGAAGGGCGTTTCCCTGGGCGGCTGGCTCATGATGGAAGGCTACATGACCGCCGGCCGAAATATCCCGGAAAAGTTGTTCAGGGAGTCGTTCGAGAGAGCGCTGGGCAAGGACGCGCTCGCGGATTTCACGCAGTGTTTCAGGGAGACGTTCATACGAGGGGACGATTTTAGCCAGATAAAGAGCTGGGGCGCGAATTGCGTCCGGATACCGTTCAATTACAGGCTGCTGGAATTCGAGGATAGGGCGTTCAGCCTTAACGAGGCAGGCCTGGCATTCCTGGATAAGGCGGTCGGGTGGTGTATCGAGAACGGCCTCTATTGCATCCTGGATATGCATGCGGTGCCCGGCGCGCAGAACCCGGACTGGCATTCGGATTGCGTAGGCGGGCCGGATTTCTTCACGAACGAATTTAACCAGAACCGGTATCTCAGGCTGTGGCACTTCATCGCAACCCGTTATAAGGACGTCAGCGCCGTCGCCGGCTACGATGTGATGAACGAGCCCGTTATCCCGGTCTTCGACGAGCCGAAACTTAAAGAGATTTACGAAAAGGTCACAAAAGAAATCCGCGACAGCGGTTCGAAGCAGATCATATTCCTGGAGGGCAACGTTTTCGCCCAGAGGATAAAGTTTTTGGGGAAGCCGAAAGACGACAATACCGTTTACAGCGTGCATGCGTATCCTCCTCCGCCGTTCGTCTTTAACCTGGTGCCGGGTTCGCGTTATCCGGGCAAGGCGTACGGCATAACGTGGAACAAGGACCGGTTCAACATGATAGCATGGCCGTACCACAGGTTCGCGGAGTCGGTCAAAGTGCCGCTCTACGTCGGCGAATTCGGCGTTAACGCCCGCGACGGATATTACGGCGAAGTGCGGTGGTTGAAGGATGCGCTCTCTATATTTAAAAAATACGGATGGAGCTGGACGTATTGGACATACAAGACCGTTGCGAATTATACGCAGCCTGACGGGATTTACAGGTATATCGAAAATCCGCCGTGGGTCCACAGGGAAGGCCCGCTTACAGGATGGGAGACCTTCGCCGAACAGTGGTCCAAAGAGAAGGGACGGATGATATATTCCTGGCGGACCGAGAACTACTCCAGGAACGACAAGTTATTAG is a window encoding:
- a CDS encoding glucoamylase family protein, with the translated sequence MKVKIVILLTAIFLVTGAGMSDAAAHKANYAPRANTLTPSRGSALAATPVNFTSSYADNNGYSDIKTAICQVNTSTNRKKAFCGYYNRTTNRLYLYNDAGTGFVPGNGAPGSDVILENSYAKLDCSRTRVSASGKVLVVNWNVTFKTPAVSRTPKKIYLYAADSKNAATGWVQKGTWQVKEAVVAPAADFTADPASGDTPLTVRFTDKTTGSVTSRSWDFGDGVRSTATNPAHAYSLVSPWDVDYQADDLPQDAGAGWTRHIRGTPETESIEAGVLHNKCNYTAGQAAWYDRSADFSAASLYTVEARMRLASFAGISYGAMCLGAYDSVYAWRLDITPNNINLGWSAEYKATYEMDTTSDFHTYRVKVLNGVVSVYVDGVRRMTADMKHTAAHGYPSSVYFGQIIASGVVLPYPPTTPEYIEAYWDHIKIDNTLSQPPSQRYYTVALTATGPGGSNTKTVTNRVNVLAPAPEIFTKGLADGVVNERYAETLYADNGVLPYTWSVVSGSIPSGLSLKSSTGEITGWPSAAGAYEFIVEARDYKGRTDMQAISISVAPYPALTDLQLLWETEAKSAAYFYYEALSNGFVKDSTMNSYCASIGATGFGLAAMCAIANNSLIDSPTSPWKITGAQARERVIQILDNCIAYQNMQTDYGNEYGYGGFLPHFIESDGTCYDNREVSTVDMALFMAGAVTAGEYFGLEVKEKVETIYNKLQWRLFLNIYSKQFSHGWDPKTGSIISQTWDRPGDETILVSVMALGKEPDAMDFLETMYSWPRTVRRYGGYDVVNSYFGSLFTYFFAHCFIDFQGLGQDNPSATSYKTKAPVDWWQNSVNAALANRQFCINNASANPAYGPDSWGLTPCFYPRGWSYNGTFGAAPCEAYGGNPDHVGILAPYGAISCMPFFKKTWDEPFKPENDNLGFRALKHYYTTYYGNLWGIYGPKDSFDEYGYCSYYLGIDVGPQVLMIENYTTGLIWEYFMKNPRMQAALNKIFSK
- a CDS encoding response regulator, which translates into the protein MKKTIMVVEDDPLSLKLTADLLEFSGFNVMQCACGDAALAALKTSVPDLILLDIGMPGIDGFEVHKRIRQDPRLAGVKVVALSASVMKEDMERINAAGFDAFIPKPIDVKDLAKKVKGFLL
- a CDS encoding ATP-binding protein — its product is MEERRKTIISKFRLASEFCAVFSAVLGIAAVAGWAFNIDALKAVIPGSAHVMPNHALAIVASAAAIWLLQTKRLNKNTVLVARILAAAIFLLGLVTLSEYILNSGPGIDQLIFKESVPQAADPVSGIACASGRMSPNSCVNFILIGLALLLLDKRTKRSSSPAQTLILIEGSLSFLAIVGYTYGVRLLYGIASCTMLSLTGAVTFLTIFLSVLFARPDTGVMTVLTRDNAGGMLARRLVFLALIVPLAAEWVVDLGHGAGLYDNTYHSALHAVIVIIAFLYISISTAKTLSRTDDDRAAMERRVLDGLDELARKNEEIKKSEEKYREVVEDANSIIMRMDVEGRVTFFNEFAQAFFGYEGREIIGKNVIGTIVPLTDSAGRDLRVMIDDIMRNPRKYINNENENMVRGGNRVWIAWTNRPIVNKEGVLREILCVGNEITKLKQAEDEMLKAKDAAESANKAKSTFLAHMSHELRTPLNSIIGFSELMKDGLAGQLTDKQKEYAGYISTSGKHLLSLINDILDLSKIEAGKMELELGEFNIRELLKSCFLLIREKALLQGIHPVNDVTDDLGTIRADERKIKQVVFNLLSNAVKFTPEGGKVGIEAKRSASGEVTVTIWDTGIGIEEKDAAKVFAEFEQIDSEYSRKYAGTGLGMPLSKKFIELHGGKMWFESPGKGKGSRFYFTLPVKS
- a CDS encoding glycoside hydrolase family 5 protein encodes the protein MSKRLPFLKLKGLTVVDEAAKPLILKGVSLGGWLMMEGYMTAGRNIPEKLFRESFERALGKDALADFTQCFRETFIRGDDFSQIKSWGANCVRIPFNYRLLEFEDRAFSLNEAGLAFLDKAVGWCIENGLYCILDMHAVPGAQNPDWHSDCVGGPDFFTNEFNQNRYLRLWHFIATRYKDVSAVAGYDVMNEPVIPVFDEPKLKEIYEKVTKEIRDSGSKQIIFLEGNVFAQRIKFLGKPKDDNTVYSVHAYPPPPFVFNLVPGSRYPGKAYGITWNKDRFNMIAWPYHRFAESVKVPLYVGEFGVNARDGYYGEVRWLKDALSIFKKYGWSWTYWTYKTVANYTQPDGIYRYIENPPWVHREGPLTGWETFAEQWSKEKGRMIYSWRTENYSRNDKLLAVLKKEFAK